The Toxotes jaculatrix isolate fToxJac2 chromosome 6, fToxJac2.pri, whole genome shotgun sequence genomic interval GTCCTCATCAGTGACTATAAAAGCCTTGCACAGCGGCTGTGCCGTGTTGAGCCACACACCCGGATTCTTctccacagctgcagacagtTGGCCGGTGATGGGAGCAGCACTGGTGTGGAGGGCGCTCGCAATAGCTGACAAGAGAGTCTTGTCTGTGCACCCTGGACCAACGCCTGAGAGACCAACAGGGTAGTTATCAGACATTTTTAAGAAACATCAAAGTTGTAAGTGCACTTAAGCTAGTTAAATCTtacaagagtaaaaaaaaaaaagaactgtgcAATACTgacatgataaaaacaaaaaagtatcACGtaaataacctttttttttcaatctgagGAAACTATTTTAAACTGGTGTATTACCTTGCAGACCTTTAGGTAGTTCCATTGTTTTCACCAGCTCCTCTGCAATGTCATAAGCATTAAGACCACTGAGTTTCTTCTCCCAGAACaactgtgggggggggggggggggggggagttacAGTATCAGATAACGCGTGTTTCGGGTTTTTGTGGGATGATGTTTATGGTAACAGGCAGAGGCTGTTTACCTGTCTGGGCTGGTCGACGGCTTTCTGAGGATCCGTCTTCACTTTGTTGTTGGGATGGTTGGTAACCTTGGTAACAGGCTGCTTAAAGATGGACGCCGTTTGTCTGACAGGGAGTGATGTGTTCAAGTCAGGTTTGCCCTTAAAAACccaaagacacagagggaagaTGAGGCCAGGATGGACGGGAGACAAAAGACAGTGCATGAGGTTAATGTAAGAATCTGATGATTGAGATCTCACAAGGAGGACATGTATCTCATTCAGAGGATCATATGGCTTTACTGACACACAGTAGTGCTCAAAAAAGTCCAGTCTACAGAATCAAATCTTTACTGTCTTTTATCAACACAGTGCCACCTGGTGTGCTAGTGAAATATCAATCAAAAGTAATCAGCTGATATAACATGTTATAACAGGCTCGTCTGAGACTCTGTAGGTCCACTGTGAGTTAGAAAAACTTgcaaaaaagaattttgattTCTATTTAATAAGGCATTGTGAAGAACTCACTATTTTAGACCTACTCCTACACTAAAGTTTTTCCTGCTCTTGTGTAGAACACATTTTCGTGGTTTGAATACATCATCAATTGAGAAGTGTTCTGTCTTATCTAATCTACATGTGCATTTATATAGATTTGATTCccaatataaatatatataacaatAAAATGTTGGCACATGATCAACCAGGGTAGAATCTCAGCTCTATTAAGACTAAATGACTGGTTCTAGTCAACATTGAACATTTAATATGAGGGTGTTCTACCTGCAGAGCTCAGACCATTACCACATTATCAGACTAGAGCTAAACACAGGCCTTTAACATAGGCCAAAATAACTGCATTCACGCATATGCTTCTTCCTGTATTACAGCCCCTCAATATTTCACTCTATAATGAGAAGTAAAATTAAAAGTATGAATCATAATTTTGTGTGATCCCTAACAGGTGTCATGCTACgtgactgtttttcattttttcatcgATTACATGTTAAGTATTACTCTGCAGAGACAAGAGTACAGTCCACGTCATGGACACTACCTTTTTTTTGGTTCTATTGTGGAAAGTGTTGAGGGTGGCAGACAGTACATACATTTCACACTCTAATAAAATGTCGTACAGCATATGCAATATAATATATAGTAAACAGAGGGTAATCTGGACACCGCTACAGTGTCCAGGCCACCATCAGTTGGGTGTGACAGTCATGAGACTGTTGTGAGTCGCGGGTCTGTTTCATCTCACCTTGTTCTGGTTGTTGTTATCATATCGCAGTCTCTGACGGTTCTTGTTCAGTTTGCTCATCAGCATTTTCCCCGTGCGGAAATCAAAGGAGCTGAGGTCCATCTGGTTACCAAGGTAACGGGCCAGCTGCGGCTTGCTCCGAAACTTCTTCCCAGACGGACTGACAGGGGAGGCAGTGGTAGGACATGAGAAACCACAGGTACCGATACCCtctcatacaaaaacaaatgggTCAGAACAGAAGACATCAACACGGaaaactgaacagtgacagtgGAACGAAGCCGACAGGTTGCACgtcaaaacacatacacagcagacGGAGAAGTACCAACAAGGACCACAACATGCAACAAGTCAGAAgcaaacagaggcagagcacATTCAAATGTGAAGTGACACTGAAATCACGTTACTTTGTGAAATGGATGAAGTCTTTGATGAATACTCGACTTAAGCCCTGTCATCTACTGAAAGCTGAACACATCTTTAGCAGAATGAGGAGTAGATATGAATACATATTAAAACACGTTCAACTACATTGCATGTGCAGCTCTACAGGTAACCTCTGAGAGTCAGTGAGCACAATGTAAACATGGCGATCACTAACACTGGATCAGATGTTTCAGAATGGAAACATTGTGGCTCCACTTGTGGGAGCAACAATATCTTTAGCCTGAGCAATGACCAACAAAGGCACAACTGTGGGTGGATACGTGCTAGTAACTCATGCAAATGTATCTTACATCACACACCACAGTTAACACCAGTATGATTGTACAGTTAGCCTACCACAAACTATACAACCGACCCGCCTCCCCCCTCTCTTGCCTCTGTTCCTCATCttgctcttctcctctgctaaatgaaaacaaatctggCGTTGTTGATTCACTTCAATGGCAAATAAAGAGTATAAACTGAGATGACACTGAGAGTTTTATTCATCAAAAGGCCTCGCCAGGCGTGAGCAGCTACTACTAGCCTGCACggttggacagacagacacacagactcctTCTTATCCCAACAACTGTGAGAGGAGTTGGCCTggctgcccccctcccctcccacatCCCAAACTTTATACCGACCACCGTgtgcccccaccaccaccaccccgaTCCCCCCGCCCGCCCGCCCgccacacatacatacacacacacacacacacacccccacttATCATACTCCCGTCTGTTTCCGCAAACTCGGTGTCTTGTGTACCCATAAGTTTTGCAAGCCCTCGTTCGTTTAGTACCTAAAATAATAGACATCGCTTTTTCCAGCGGACAAACCCGACTTTCTGGTCACTTCTTCCATTTTCCAGCCCTTGGGGAGAGCAGTGCAATCCCACCTTTTCTTCTCCATTTCCCACGCGAGTAGCCTATATAAATCCACTAAAAGTTACTGCGAATAACCAGACTGGGTTTTAGGAAAAGTGTCGAATTTGTTTTGGACGGCAGGCCTATCGCTTCTTACGCTTTTGTTTCAACCATATTACTACATGCGTCCTCTGTAATGGGATCTCCCTGCTGCTAGCAACATCTCATCTCTTTGTCGTCGCGCAGATCGCTCCGCCGCGGACCTCGGCCGCACCACTACCTGCCTCTCTCGCCGGGGCACGAGGGCTACATCCGCAAGGAAAACATAGGACGGCGCGGCTGCGTCAAGGCACCGCGAGGCAGGAGGGACACGACAGGAAGTTAGGGAATTACGACTTgagaataaaagcacaaaattaGTCGAGGAGTTAAATCATACAGTCTGTGGAGAAAAGGAGTAATGTGGCAGAGGTACAACCTAGTTTGACTTCTCCAACATAGCCTTAAAGTTGTCCTAGGACAGCATTAAGATTTCAGTCAAGCCCCCAGACGAGATGTAGTACACTCAATTTTCAGATTTTAGTAGGGGAAATCAAGCTATGAACAGTTTGTTTCATTATTCTATTCTATGATTTGTCATGTAGTAAGACTATCCTCAAATCGGAAATAAGTTACAGCAATGCaacaaacaggcagaaaataGATAAGCagctatttaaaataaaaaatttagcACAATGAGAAAGTTAAGAAATAGCATTCAAAAGCTATTTACATTGTGTACAGTACATAGGCCACATACATAATTTGTTCGTTTTGCAGATATTTCTGTGAAGAAGTAATGAGTCATTCAGGAAGAACTGTGGCTAGTTTAGAGTCGcacagaagacagaaaataaaaatttgttttactATACTACTATagtaatatataatattttttactaTGTTATTATATTGTAGGcatattgttttattctgtgtCCTGAACATTTTTTATGTTCTCAGATGTCTCTTAAAATTGAGATCCTAATCCCCAAGTAACTTGCTTACCttattaaataaaagttttttaacTAAACAAtggtgcagaaaaaaatgtcatgtagTCTTCAGTGTCTTAAATGatatcttttttaaaaattccacCTTCCAATAAATCAACTTAACACAATTCTAATTCCATTTCTAAATTAAATTAGATTCACAAGATTATTTTTAGTAAGAAATTTAACGTTTTTGAATGACAAAATTCTAATTACATACAACTATTTACATCATTTAATGTTTATTcttgaattaaaacaaaactttagtTAGATGgattcaaaacatttgatagtgaaatatcacattttgtAGTAGGATGACTCATAACTAAAAGTCCACCTACTAGCTTTGTTATCTACATGTCACAGTCCTCACGGTGAATTTTAAACATGTTAACAAAACTTTGAATATAATCTGACAGTTTTTCATTTACCTAATCTCTTTTATCTCAAAACGCTGGgttatttaaattttatcttTCTGAATAACACGGTGAGGACACGTTTGGTTACAGTCAAACACTAGCATTTAAGACGCTCAAGGTGCATTTTaaggcttttgttttgaagtgttTTACCGGCGGTCTTATTTCATGTTCTGTTTACCTTGACGCTGAGCGCTGGCGCCACAGCAACGTTAACCTATGGGAAACATAAATTAGGCTACTGCTACAAATAGACCGTAAACAGGAATCACGCAGATGCAGTGACAACAACCCACAGACGCCGCTGAATAATTAAACCCACCAGATGCAGTAAAACAAAGCCCTTTGCGTGCAGCTCGCTCCGCACTGTAAAACGTGAAACTTTCATGTAAGCTACGTGAAATTGAGCCGTTTCACCACGACAATGCCCGCCGTTGTCATTCAGCGGACTCGGAGCCGGCTTTTATGAATGAACAAAGTAGACCTCGTCGGTCAAACGCATACACCATTTTAAACAACATGTCATGCATTTATAGAGACTGTGCGTATAAAACGGCGGTGCTGGGGGGAGAAAAATTGTGACCTGCTTTGGGAGGTTAAAATCTGTGTCGAAACTGCACCCTGTCGACGCAGCGTGCCGACTCCATGCTTAATTAAACATTACCCGTACATACCGGGGAGGGAAATTAAACCATACTACAGTGATGCTAAAGAAAAGACCGACATCCTAGCTGAAGACCACAGCGTTGCTATTTGCAAATGCGAGACCACCGAGTGCATTCGCCTGATCGATGATAAACATACTTTCCGAATATATTTTGAAAACGACACACCGCGTATCAGACGCTACAGTTATAATTAACAGCCTCGCTTGCGGTTTTATTGCCCTTCAGATGATGTACTTACTCGTTTTTATCCATCTTGAAGACACTATCTCGTTTTCTCCCTCTCGCTATGTTAAAtcccttctcccctctcctctttcagtcCCCTCCCCCTTCGATGGGAGAAATGAAAGACATTATCCACGCAAATTTCGCAGTCTGCCTGATAAAATGAGTCTAATGTCTGCCCGACACTGGCGTATTCTCTGTGTGCAGCTAGGCCTATAATACTTCCGTGACTATATGTAATCCGGCACTCATTACGAATTATATTATTTGAGACTTTGCATATACAATTCTcatcaatatatatttttttatttaacactaTTTTTACTGCAAAAATAGTCACGATCAGTTGTTCAAAGGTCAGCTCTACAAACCCACTCTTTTACAACTGCATCATGCAAAAGAGGATTTAAGTATATCCAGTttttgaaatattattttaaaaaaatatattgcatACATACTGAACTTGCACATAAAGcattaaatacaaaatacatttgaaaaaaagaaaaaaaaaaaactctcaccAAAGCAGTTTTAACACGTTACTATAGCCAGAAATTTGCAGGAAAAAATTGACACAGGCAGGAAAATTAGAGATTTATTCACATTAAATAACACTGGATCAAAAATAGCTTTTATACAGAGTGCATCCTGAAGTCCAAACTCCTAACAAGCCCACAGTGACTGCTGAGCCAGGGCATCCCACTTAAGTTTGCGTTGTGTAAGCAATCCACCCATGTGCCCATCCCCAAGCTCTGGTcctgcaggcagacacacagccCATTCATTagtaaaaatgtacataaacacaTCTATTTGAATGTGTGAAAAGCACATCCTTCCTGTCTCTGAGACTGGAAATCTGTTTCCTTCTTGAGAAGGTCCCTGTCTCACACAAGTGAATAAGTTCTGAATAACACAGTAAGTTCCAAATAGGGGTTTCAGGAGGGTGGTAAGGGGAGTGTGGAGGGCTCCAGAGGTTTGCAACTACTAACAGGGCTCGGAAATATCAATATAATATTGATATGAATTCAGAATGGATATCATGGATATGGTCAGGGATTTAGGAGGCAACAGTAATACTGATATTATACGTGATCAGTGAAGGAAAGCACAAGTTGTGAAACCCAAAATATTGTCACATTATTGATGTATGATGTAAAATAAGAATATTTAGAAGTCTCATTGCTATGCCACAAAAATGCAGTCCTcttaaatatacattattttctaaaactttattttcatattcagtGTCATACACTAACTCAGGTTCTATGTTAAAACTAGTCTGACCTCTTTGTAAAGTTTTAGATTAGACAGAAGTGCAAACTCACAAGAGCAGCCTGACCTCTGCAGCCTTTATTCTCAGCCCCCAGAAAGGCTGGTTAGAGAGCACTGCAGAAGTTTGAGGCATCTTACTGAGGGGTTACCTGTGCAGGTGCATGAAGCACAGTTTCCAACCAACTGCCAGGCGTAAGCAAGGTAATCTCAAAAATTTAACCATGACTCAGTCTGTTTATTTGAATATTCAGGACAAGCACCTGGCGTGACCTACACCTGTCTGCCTCTTATCAGGGATACGATCGACACAGACAACACGTAGCAAAACACTTTCCAAACGGTGGTGCGTTGGACACCCTGTTGTGTTAGGTAGGCATGCGCACTGCCTTTTACATACAGCGGGGTTTATCTACAGGTCGCTGCTGATTGGGTATTACCTGTGGCACACCCACTAATCCAGAGGGGGGAAAAATACCTCAAAGTCCGTTTTACAGTTTCAAGGAAACATGACGCGCAACCCGGAAACCGCAACTAAAACGGCGCGCACCGTTTGCAGGTTGAACGTGCCTCAGGACCACATGGGTGCGGCTAAAGCTAATGAGCAGCCAAGTGAACATTAGAACGAAAGTGTGCGGAAGACAGCTCAGTTACACGTGTGCTGGATACAGAGACTACTCACATTTTCGAGTTGTGTGAGACTTTACTCATCCTTGCTGAACTTCCCTTTAATGTATGGCACATAGTCTAGAATTAATCGCCAGTCTGTGAAGTGAACGAGCGCCACTCCGCCCACTGTGCCCCAGGCGACCATATTTGGTACCCtagatggaagaaaagaaaaaaaaaaaaaaagcgagatTCATTAATGAGACAGAAGCTTCACAATCACACAGTCAATCAACAGCGACTAATAATTAATTATGATTATACTCCTTAATTCAGGCATGATGATCTTACACGAAATTTTAATCTTTAATCAGGATGATATTTTTAAGGTGGAGCACATTCTCTAAGTCAGCATAAACCAACAGTACAATAGTGACTATGGTTGTGACTCACTTGtccttgtttaaaaaaaattcctttgAACATAAACAACAGATTCTTTTTAACATACTCACTGGTTGCAGTTTTCAtatgttcattttgtttgtgattACTAATGACCAGAATCAAATAATTGGCTCCAACAGTGGTTCAAGTAAAACTTTTATCCATATGCCCCTACAtttgaagaaaatgtatttcttgaTTATAAATGATCTTATACATTTCTGGTCAGGCGCCGCTTCCTGCATTTTGCAAGGTCAATGATAgtgctgtgaaaacagctgtaaagTGGTCACTGTAAGGCAGCCCATCAAATAACAACACATCTTCATGCGCGTATTGAACTCTAGTAACACTAACTATATACCTAAGTCATCCTATTATCTGACATGTATCGTGGTTTTGCACAATCTTGATGTTTTTCATACCAATAAACTGGTAACATTTGTCATCAAGGAAACTGAAATAGGCTCCAATACAGATTAGCAAATGGATATTTCGATATTTTAAGCACCGAAGTCTCGAAACTGTAACATTATTTTTGATATAGTTCAACAGCATTTAAACCAGGTCTGCAGGTCTGACATGGCTGGGACTAACACAAATCTGTACAGTGTAAATATAATCCCTGCTTCACTGGCTGTCCAGTAGTAGGATCATGCTAACTAGCCCGGCTAGCAAAGTCGGTAGTAAATAAATGGGCAGGCTAAGCTAACGTTGGCTAGTAATCCCAACGGGTCACACAGAAGGGCACTCATTTTGAGCACGACAGGAGCCCTCAGAAATGGCTTACAGTGCTTTACTCCACCTCTGTTATTGACTTAACTTACCACGTCTTCAGAATACCAATGTACTTGGCACCGACGAACTTATTAAGTATTTTCTGGACCATCCTGACCTTCTCTCGGTTGTAGTTTTTCACTCCATGCAATGTTGTATCGCTGATGG includes:
- the mbd3b gene encoding methyl-CpG-binding domain protein 3b isoform X1: MEKKRWDCTALPKGWKMEEVTRKSGLSAGKSDVYYFSPSGKKFRSKPQLARYLGNQMDLSSFDFRTGKMLMSKLNKNRQRLRYDNNNQNKGKPDLNTSLPVRQTASIFKQPVTKVTNHPNNKVKTDPQKAVDQPRQLFWEKKLSGLNAYDIAEELVKTMELPKGLQGVGPGCTDKTLLSAIASALHTSAAPITGQLSAAVEKNPGVWLNTAQPLCKAFIVTDEDIRKQEELVYSVRKRLEEALMADMLAHVEEAANEGEALKEEGNGSEDMESV
- the mbd3b gene encoding methyl-CpG-binding domain protein 3b isoform X2; this encodes MDKNDPSGKKFRSKPQLARYLGNQMDLSSFDFRTGKMLMSKLNKNRQRLRYDNNNQNKGKPDLNTSLPVRQTASIFKQPVTKVTNHPNNKVKTDPQKAVDQPRQLFWEKKLSGLNAYDIAEELVKTMELPKGLQGVGPGCTDKTLLSAIASALHTSAAPITGQLSAAVEKNPGVWLNTAQPLCKAFIVTDEDIRKQEELVYSVRKRLEEALMADMLAHVEEAANEGEALKEEGNGSEDMESV
- the LOC121183115 gene encoding cytochrome b-c1 complex subunit 10-like: MVQKILNKFVGAKYIGILKTWVPNMVAWGTVGGVALVHFTDWRLILDYVPYIKGKFSKDE